Genomic DNA from Helicoverpa armigera isolate CAAS_96S chromosome 10, ASM3070526v1, whole genome shotgun sequence:
GGTGCGCTTCTTAGTAATTTGCGTTCGAGTGCAAGAAACCGGTTCTCGGCCATAGTAAATGTATCGCCGAGTACATCAGCTGACTCGCTTAGCGGTATGCGCACAGAAAACGACCCTTATCTACGCGTAAAGTagtgtctttaaataatttttcgcATGCGATTTCTTCCTTAGTGAATTTATTACTACTAATAGGAATCTCTTCAAGTTCCCAAAACGTTTGAGATCAGAATCTAATGTACTATGTGTGAAATTGCACTGAGTCTGTTTAATGCGTGAAACTCTTTTGTGTACAATACCAGATATGATCCATCcaaattttgtgttttgtaagtATGGACCATTAGGCAATCTTACTAAACCCTCACTGAGCAGATCCCAGAACCTGTCCGCCCCGATCAACAAATGTATTTCACCGGAAGAACAGAATTCAGGATCGGCCAGTTGAATGTTGTCAGGTATTTCTATGTCACCTTTTGTACTCAGTGTCGGTAAGTGTGATGAAATACAAGACAAAACTAAACAGTTAAAGCGTGTGTTAAATGAATTTACTTTGGATCGCAATTGAATGCTACAAGAATTTGTGGATTGAGTGACAGTATTACCTACCCTCTCACTTGAACAGTGGACTGTATCAATggaatattaagttttttacacAATGTTTCTGCAATGAAACAATGCTGACTTCCGTTATCCAGAAGAGCACGTGCTGTGTGATATACGTTATGCTCGTCCGCCACTTCCACTAAAGCAGTTGACAATAATACCGGGTTTTGATAATAgtgtattgatattattatcttctgTGTAAAGCGTGTGTTTTATGAGAAGTGGTGTGAGCTAACTGCGTGTGTGCGTCACTTGTACTAGGTTCAGGGTGAGACTTTTGTGTGATATGCGCCACTGCTGATGATGTACAAGTGTTTACTGAAGGGTCGTGAATTAATGTGTTATGCTTCTTATTACAATGCTTGCACGGTCCGAACCAACATTCGTTAACTGCGTGACCTATGCGTAAACAATTAACACATAAACCTTTTCTTCAATGATACGTAGTTTATCCCGAAGCGATAAATTAAGGAACTCTTCACATGAATAAATGGGATGATTGGAACCACACATATTACATTTGTAACGTTTTGAATTGTTTGACCTTTGCTATCCTTTTGTGTTGCAACATAACTGTGTGATTTTACTGATAACGACTTCTTTGTgtgagtattattattattgtctatCGTGGCTGGCTTATTCTGCGAAGGCTTCACAGTTTCTAGAAAATCAGCTCGATCTTTCAGAAATGTTAATAAATCTGacagcaacatttttttatcgacAGAACTGTTCGTGGAATTACTTTTATGAAGTTCCCACTCACGCTCAGTTGACGAATCTAGTTTTGAAACTATTATGTGAATAATTAATGTATCCCATGTATCAGTGGGTTCTCCTAAAGTTTTAAGTGCACGAATATTACGTAACATTGTGTCAATTAATTTACGGATTTGAGCAGCTGATTCTTTAGACATTGACTGCGCTGAAAATATTGCCTTCACATGATTATGAACTAACAGACGGTTATTATTGTATCTGTTTTCTAAAAGACCCCAAGCTACTAAATAATTATCAGCTGAA
This window encodes:
- the LOC135117387 gene encoding uncharacterized protein LOC135117387, with product MTEKGQSLDIESSEDLIRDLVKKRGVVKRKFTLFLKYVQSLDESNLTATQKLELEERYQRDKILFDTFSEIQDEIDVAVSECQLDKELQERAFQDQYYAIVAKCKCVLKDSSSQSVQSQAQSQSRINGVKLPTISLPTFDGSYDQWLEFRDTYMSIIHNSNNLENVQKFHYLRSVLTGNALQVIKSLEFSADNYLVAWGLLENRYNNNRLLVHNHVKAIFSAQSMSKESAAQIRKLIDTMLRNIRALKTLGEPTDTWDTLIIHIIVSKLDSSTEREWELHKSNSTNSSVDKKMLLSDLLTFLKDRADFLETVKPSQNKPATIDNNNNTHTKKSLSVKSHSYVATQKDSKGQTIQNVTNVICVVPIIPFIHVKSSLIYRFGINYVSLKKRFMC